From the genome of Hippoglossus stenolepis isolate QCI-W04-F060 chromosome 13, HSTE1.2, whole genome shotgun sequence:
AATTTTTATAACTTATAATACTTAATAAAACCAATTAACCCAATTTAACAATCAGTGATAAATAGAAGCTTTaatgtgaacaaacaaacgTTACTTATGTCACTTTGTTCCTCTCTCACAGGCACCAATCACATTTGATctaatacagatgtttttatgattacAGCTTTAAATGATCCATCATGTAAATATCTCTGTGTTGGTTTAATGctcataaacacataaacacaagttGTTATAGATTTCAACACATCCGGACTCACATGAACACAACCAGGACACAACACCTGGGTTGACCTTCGACCTCGAGTTAAGATGGCTGCCACACACGTGTTTAAGAGCTAATGAGTGGTAAACACCAGTAAACAGGAAGCACTGATAGATTATACaggtgttagcattagcattagcacaCACAACGTAGGGCTGTGTTGAAGGCTCCGTTAGTTTCTagttatttatgattatttctgctttttaaaactgtcTGTTGTTGATTCAGtgtgaaacaaagacacaaaatggcGTCGctgctcttttcatttcactaaCAAGCTAACAAGGCtaaatgtgttggtgtgtgttgcaCCAagcttcaacacaaacaacacaaactacacaaagcacacaaacaacacaaagcacaggaagctgctgcagctgcagctgtagAACAACATGACACTTTGGAaacaggtgaactcacctgaTCTCTCAAccagcagggggtggagcctgtcCGCCATTTTGTTCCTCCTGTCGGCTGCaggtctcctctctgtcctgaaGGAGGCGCTACAGTAAACACTGCTGTCCCAGaactactttatttttatttattaaattgtattattatcacTTTAATTTAATCATCACGTGTTTTACTTCTCTAAACAGCTGTTTGATTGCTAACaccttttatttgaatttattgtttattgtcatattactgcttttatgtgttcaaGTTTCCATGTGACACAGCTGATctatatttcttcatttcatttgaacacGACCTTGTTTCCACCTCATCGCGGTCGTCTCCTCGTCACATTGCATCTTGATTGTTTctcttatatttacttttcttgctttgctttTAACAACTTCTGTGAAAAATCCCACaatgaattttaaatgtttattttaaacttattattaatatttttagtcaaaatgttgaaagacTTTGAACAAAtgttcctcctgctctctctcctctcgtctctccaccaccagcacaatgcatgatggtttAACACTACTATTcccaatgcattgtgggaaacaatgagtgcactataaAGGGTATAAAATACACTACAAAATGGTGAACTTACTATATAGTGATCAGGGAGAAttgttttctaaatttaaaGCCAATGACTAACAACAGCTCCTCATTTAtcaaataagatttaaaatcaaaaactTTATCATCAAGAATGTGCAGACCTTTGATCGGTCATTAATTACCCATCATGCTTGTGTTCCATAATAAATCTGTGACCGTCTGTGCAGGGacctctgctgctcagagacACAGTCAGACATGGACTTTAAGCAGTTTGATGCCGTACCACGTTTCcgctgcacacactcacagatgatgtgttttcagacctgctgataaaacacaacatgacgACCTGTCGCTGCAGCTTCAGATAAGAAGAGACTGTGACTCTGTCGGGGGTTTCACAGTGAAATCATCACGGCAGCTACAACATGGTGTGtagaaatatttacattttatttagagTCTTTTCCACAAAGGTTTTCAAACCACCACTGGCTGTTTGTACCACGTTCTACAGGAAGCAGCAGACAGACCTGAACCAGAAGCTTTGACAGACAGTGAAGTCACAACAGTGATCTGAACATGGAGCAGACGGCACAGAGGGGTTCAGGGACAACTGGAAATAATCATTTGAATTGATTAATCAGAAACAATATTCAGCAGATGAAGTGAAATCTCAACTCAGGGTCGACTGACTCACTTTGCCACAGATGAGGTGAAAGAGATCTGCTCAGTTACTGTGGATCTACTGAGCTAAGGACCACTTTCTTATTCTGAGACTTCCTGAGACTCTGAACCAGAGCAGACAGAAGCTCCACTGGAACCTGGACGCAGCTCTCAGGTCCAAACACCAGCGACCTAAAGACCAGATCCTCTTTCTGCAGGTTCCAGTGCACAAAGAGCTGAACTCTGTTATTGAGACAGTTCATATTAAACAGACACGTTTGTTCACAGTCTGATGTGAAACGACTCCAGCTGCTGAGGGAGAATCTGATCCGGTCATAAGTGAGAAGGTGGATCCTTGAGTTGAGATCCTTGTTTACAAAGTCAGAATTTCACTTTCATCATcactaaatgtttaaatgacGTTTTCAGATTCCTGGTTGTGACGATTTGAAGATTTTCTATTTCTCATGATAATTCTCACGTTGGAGAATCTGGAACCAGAGATGATTCATCATGATCAGAATCTGTGGTTGATTCATTTTCTCTAAAAGAACTGAATGGAAGTGATTTCTCAGGTGATTAAAAGGTGGATGTTTTATAAATGACCCTGACTGACAGGGATCcgaccacagagagagaacctGAAGACGAGAAGAAGAGCTCACTTCTCTCTttgatgtataaataaatagaagagaTTTGACACATGTGACCACGATATCTAAAAGAGTCTTTTCTGGAAAAAGAGTCTTTTCTTGGCGTTCGATCCACAGGTACAAACCGAGAGGGTtcaaagtgttgctttaaaaaatgcTGTGTCGTAATAAGAGTATAAAAATACATAGCTATGCACGACAGGAACTATTAAAAGAGTCTTTGTGAATACTGTGAGCTCCACACGGCGCCGTGTTGTGTGGCGGAGTCGTGGGTCAGTGACGTCCCCCCGGGCACGAGGAGCTGAAGGCAGCGCCGCAGGAACCTAACATCTATAACGACAGCAGTAGTGGCGTTCAAGCTGACGTGCAGCGTTTTACACTGCGAGTGACACAGAGCTCAGATGGCGCAGTCTTCCTGAGCGGCAGGGCTGAAGGCGGAGCTCCGCAGGGCGTCCAGGCAGTTGACCAGAATGAGCGTGCCCGTCAGGTGCTTCCAGCGTTTGGTGATGGGGTTCTTCATCTTGTCCAGGCCCATGTGCAGCTCCTGGATCACGTCCCTGTAGCTGTCGCCGATCTGAGCCGCCCACGTGACCAGGAAGTCGTACGCCGGCTTCCACATGGCCtgaagatagagagagaggtcaCATGACGGACTTCAACATCAATCAATCTTAAATACAGTGAAACAGTTAAATATCTGCCGGTTCATTTTTTACAATCCTTTCAGAAGCATCTTTGATATTTGTATAATtcttttaatcttattttaagATGTATTCATGCCCTTTGACcttgtttcattgtttcttaaacacacaactcaaaGTGTAGCTTAAACATTGTATTCACACGTCTGAGGAAacttgtgtgtcagtgttttgtttctgtgatttgactttacttcctcccattgttttatacatatacaaatGACTCCTCCACACCTCACTGTCCACCACCCCGTTCTTGTCCCGGTGCGGCGCCTCGTAAGCGTCCATCTGCTGACGTGAAACCTTAGCGAGCTTCTCGGCCACCTCCCTCCAGCGCCCGGCCAACTCCACGGCCGTGGTCAGGAGAACAAAGTCCATGACGAGTCGAGCAACGAGACCCTGACAGTCCATCTTCAACAGAGCCTGCGGAGAAGAGAGCAGAGGTTCAGCCTGAAGTGATGGAGGCAGGTGGAGCTTTAGATTCAGGAGACATGAGTTCAAAACCATAATATGCTCGTTAAATTCATTCAACCTGTGGTTTGATTTTATCATAAACTCACTCACTCAAACTCAGACATCTTCTCTGTGAGTGTGAATCAACAGAGTCAGAAGCTGAAGTCACACAAGTGACCAACAAACATCTCCAGGTTTCAAACATCTGACTTGATCCGCTGTGATTTTCCACCGTCTCCAATCCCTCTGCAAATCTCAGCTTTGTGCATTTTTCAGATGCTTTCTGGTGGAAACAGAAATAAGAACCTCGTGCTGATTCAACAGCAGCCGAGAGAATCACGTCACTTCTGAAGTGACGGCAGGAAAATACTCGCTGACCAAACCGAGCAGAAGACTGAGGATGATACAAGACGCAGCCAGAGCGCGACTCGACGAGACTAAAGCTGAGAGCATCACTCAGAGGCGACAGGTGAAGAACAGCAGGGGGCGTCAGAGAGCGCGTCACAATGAATACTATCTGTTGGACACGTTTGGACACGTGAACATCGTCTCCGTGCTCAGACTCTGACGTGCAGATCTAAATGAAGATACATGctcctcctgtttgtttggGTTCAACCAGCCTGGACAGGAGCCCGAGTTCTCCCATCAGCCCCTCTGTCTCCACCAGTTCTGCCCCGACTGACGTCTGTGGGAAAAGAAAACTCTGCAGAGACTCTGAGAGACAATCTGCAGCACGTCAGAGGGGAACATGCAAATACTAATGTGGAACATGCAAATGCAAGTGCACGGATGgatacgtgcacacacacacacaaactcagtcTTAACGTCTCGCCGCAGAAAAAATGTCCAACACCACAAATAGTTTTTACATTCAAAGATCCAAAGTAAACAGAGTGGTCCTTGTCGCAttagaacaacacacacaaacacacacacacacacacacacacacacacacacacacacacacacacacacacacacacacacacacacacacacacacacacacacacacacagagtgaaggTGAATTTAAATCTCTTCAGTCTCACGTGTAGGAATGTGTGGAGCTACAGGATATGAAGGGGGTGAGGATGGGGGTGAGGATGGGGGTGAGGATGGGGGGTGAGGAATGCAGATGTCATGCtccagcagcctctctctctctgagaggAGACCAGAGGACCAATCAGACGCCTGCTGATGCCACATGACCTCCGTCAGTTCACTGTTACGTTTCCTCTTCGACTCCGAGGACGTTTGCTTGTATCTGCGACTGTCGGAGACAAACTCAGTGACGACGACCTGCTTCCTCACTGGATAATAACCACAGGAAGTCCGCGACACAACccctgacatcacttcctgtctgggTCGGACAGGATAGCTGCTGGGTaacaatgtgttgtgtttttgtaggACAGGGTGAAGTGGGACTGACAGTGTCAAACAAACATCTTGACACAAGATAAACATGAACAGGGCGTCTTCATGGTTACAACACGACCTAAATATAAACTGACGGACAACGCTACATCTCCCCATGcaaggcatgatgggaaaaatGTCCCCGAAAAGAAAAAGGCTCTGCACTCTCTCTTCTTGGCTCGTCTCCCTGGTTGGAAACTTTCTGGCTGCTGTAAATCTTAGTGTTGTAAAGTATTTATCGCAGAGCGTTACCGCGAGTCTGATGTTAAACTAATAATTACACCGCAGCAGACGAGGGCGGGTTCACACGACTTCGAACGCACCACAACAAACTCTGTGACGGCGAGGGATTTAAAGCTGTGCTGGGTTTTTCCAAAAGGTCAGCTGGTCtatgtggaagtgtgtgtgtgtgtgtgtgtgtgtgtgtgtgtgtgtgtgtgtgtgtgtgtgtgtgtgtgtgtgtgtgtaagtgtgtgtgtgtgtgtgtgtgtgtgtgtgtgtgtgtgtgtgtgtgtgtgtgtgtgtgtgtgtgtcctccccCGCTGCATAAATCATCTGCTTGTCAAAATGAGGAGAAAATTCCTGTCGACATATTTTCAGAGATAACGTGGATGTGGGAGTGAAAAAGGGTTAAATCATatctcacacatgaacacacacgcacacacacacacacacacacacacacacacacacacacacacacacacactgaaccctgTGTGTGACCAGGTTTTTGATAAATGATGTTTCTTCTGTCATCCTGCTTCTATTTTTCCTCTCAGCCACAGAACTGACTCTCAATCTcctctttattatttttctatccCATCTTCATTTTCCATCCCACTTCCTGCAGCTCTCCCACTCACAGCCTCTCTTCTCCATCTCAGCCGCACTCTGGCTTCACACTTTCatccctttctcttttctctcgtGAACAACCTCAAACTGGGGATGGTGAAGCAGATTAGTTCAAATTAAACCTTATTGTGCACAATGTGAAAAATTGTCTCTCACCAAAAACAACAGCATAGATTACAAATCATCAAATAGTGTCAGAGCTCGGAGTTGATCACAGAACAGTTCATTAACAACTTATCTATTCCAttgcactgacacaaacactgagaggGAAGCAGTTCTACGTGAAGGACGACATGTCCCTAATCTGCATCTGTGGTTTCCCTATAATTTAGCTCATTGTATTAACCGCCCTCGACAGGTTTGCTTCACACGTAACATCGACCATTTGAAAGAGTTGATGCTTTCAACCAGATTCTCGTTGAGAGTTTTCTGGCTCACCCTGAAGTCACTGATGTTCCCGAGCAGATAAAACCtctgcataaaaacacaatctgtcaTATCAGTAGAATTAATTGATCTATCTACATAATATTAAAACCTGTTCTGACTTATTACCCCAGATATTAACTCTCTCCCATCTTAATTAACTGACTctgaaactaaaatataaagCACATTCCAAAACGAGGCCAAATCTCCGGAGAGCGATCTGTGGATTCTTCCAGAAGCCGCCGCGGCCACACCCAGccgctggaggaggaggagaggaagtgaggggaagaaagaggaaggaagtcggggattgtgggaaaaaaatgttgtgcACAAAAATGGGAAAAGCTCGGAGCTAATGGCACAAAATGAGGCTCGGCAGAGTCGTCCTCCAGAAATAGGATGTTGTTGTTATTCCCAGACTTTATCTGCCACACTGATCTCACTGCAGTGATTCAGGAGGCTCCGACGCTGCAGTGCCGAGCGAGAGCTCTGGAACCAGAATCCCCTTTAAACACCGACAGACAAAGGTTCCACCTCTGTGATCTCAGGCCTCAGGACTTTATGGaatctgctccagctgctgcagcagcagaggaggaggaggaggttttccctggagcttctctctcctcagtcaAACCAGAGGAATTCACACTGAACCTACAGGAGAGTCTTTTAGACTGTGGATAAATGACACAACTATGAGCTCTGGATAGTGACCGCTAGAACGAACACAAGCAGAGTCAACCACGGTTCTGAGGTTTTCTGGAGTTTGAGAATGaaaactgctttgtttttattttatagataagtttcctctcttttatttccGTGTTTGGTCTCCTCCACTTCGTCTGTTGTGTAACAGAGTTCACCTGTGACTCGGACACAGGTCAGGCctgagcacgtgtgtgtgtctgaatcaAGGAGGATTATGGGAAGGACGTGGAGGTCGTCTGGAGGCGCCTGCAGGTCGACGCCTGGAGCTTCTGTTTCAAACTGAACAATGAAGCAGGAAACATCTGTAGACTGAGATCCAACAACACAAAGactcacaacaaacacaacctggATCCTTTCATCACACACTGacaactacaacacaaacactcacaacagacacatttctggtggtgttgtgtgtgtttgttgtgtgtgttcctctcttgtggtgttgtgtgtgtttgttgtgtgtattCCTCTCtgtggtggtgttgtgtgtgtttgttgtgtatgtttctctctggtggtgttgtgtgtgtttgttctgtgtatTCCTCTCtgtggtggtgttgtgtgtgtttgttgtgtgtgttcctctctctggtggtgttgtgtgtgtttgttctgtgtgttcctctctgtggtggtgttgtctgtatttgttgtgtgtgtttctctctctggtggtgttgtgtgtgtttgttgtgtgtgtttctctctctggtggtgttgtgtgtatttgttgtgtgtgtctctctctggtggtgttgtgtgtatttgttgtgtgtgttctctctctggtggtgttgtgtgtgtttgttgtgtgtgttcctgtctctggtggtgttgtgtgtgtttaagtttaataaagttgtgtgtttatatgatgAACATATTAAACACACTGAGCTCAGTACAGGATCTTTTTATCTGTATCTCAGCTcatttttatcttattaaaCTCAAACACTGAGAAACAGTTAAGTGGAGAAACTTCTACATTTGTTCTATAAATAAACGTCACAGCTGACGGACTGGTTCTCCACCAGCGCTCAGAGCAGAGTGGATTCAGACCACGGAGCTTTTCATCTGGTTCTTTCTCCTAAAAATACTCGTCCGTCCATGTCACACCACACGAACCCTAAAGaagctgtgacacacaaacagcagataaGGATTTAATCTGAGGCTGCACACGTTTCCACGTCCTCAGAGAGCGAACATCAGATGTCTGAACGTGGCACGAACAGAACGTTTGTATCAGCTAAACAAAGAGTCGCTGCGGCAGCTTCTCGTCTCAGCGAGCTGCAGTTTCACTGTGATCCGGACACGAGGAACATAAAAACAGACCTATACTCAGAGATGAATTGTACAGCGTGACTCCCAGGACATATTTCCAGTCACCACCTTTTATTATGTCCTTTTCCATGCTTTCTATAAATGGTTCTAACTAGTGTTTACAACCTCACGTAAATTACAGAGTTTCTGCTCCGCGATACGTCAGCTGTCGTACGTCCACGACCTCCGACCGAGACTCAGAGGGATTTTATCCTGACGGAGAAACAAAGTGAAGGAGCAGCTCAGCTCGAAGGGAAACCTCCACACTGAGAGACGGCttgtaacacacacatggaatAAGAACTGCAGATTAGCAGAAATCAGCCTGGTTATTAGAGGGATCGAGTTTGATTGAAGTTTTAATTTGGAATTTTAGTGTTGTGAAGTAAAAGTATAACTGATGAGAAATGAGGTGTTTTCAACCAAATTTGGTGAATCTATGTATTTTTTTGAGAATCACCTGTAAAGACTTGATTAATGTCATTTTCTCCCTTTTACGTGTTAACATATCATCTCAatctgacatcacagacttcgTACTCAGATTCTGTTTAATGTCCAGTTCGGACCATTCAGAAGTTTGTGTTCACgccataaactgtaaataacgacgtgtctccacttcctcccactatccagacaaGAAACATGTCtcagatatgaacgctgccatcttgtgccaatgacgtcatttggagtaAGAGTCTGTGCTGTAGTGATGGCGGAGTCATGGTTACAATACacgctctcaaccaatcaggagtcagtctccgctgtcaatcaaataacttattaaaacgAAATTAatctgattcaaaccaaactgatcagaaacacttgaacaaacatcagtgagataagaacgagctgaaatgacagaaaccatctttaacaaacatttatttaatgtctactttttagtttggtacatgtcccatctgctaacatggaggaggcggggtttatgagctatactgcagccagccaccagggggcgagatgatttggcttcatgtGTGGGAGCTGTCACGTCCATCTGTGCATCAGTTAAGAATCAGTATCAGAAGATACAATTTTATTGTTAACGtctccttgtttctctttatTAAGGATTGATGATGTGTTCACTGTGAGTCCGGACATGACAGTGACTTGATGATGTGTTCACTGTCAGTCCGGACATGACAGTGACTTGATGATGTGTTCACTGTCAGTCCGGACATGACAAACACCTGTGGCTCTGTTCACATGTATAAACACTGGTGCTCCTCAGCTCTAGAACGACTTTAAATTATCAATATAATTCATTAAGCTGCTTCACTGCTGCCTTTGATTCATGTGCACATAAAGTCAGAGAGTTCTCAGAGCAGCAGTCAGCTGGATTTATAAGATCAGCCCAGAGTAAACAAACTGCACACTAACTCTGGAGCCCAAACAACAGAGGACAAAGTATTGTGCTGCCCTCCGCTGCTCCTCACGTCCCGATTCGAGCTCCATGCCTACACAGCAGTTATCGACTGCACTCCCTGCAGAATCATCCACTGGACCTCAGCCTAAAGACCAAAGCCCAGAGCAGCTGTGAGCAGATAACAAGGGAGGATCTCCTACcaggaggaaacacaaggaaacacgTGGCCATTTCAATGAACCTGAAGGTCAAAGAAGGAACAGTTTTCCAACtatttgcattttcacaaacCAGTGGCTCGCTCACTGCAGCAGGGGAAGGACGGCACGGCCGAGACTTACCGTCAGGAGTTCTTTCTGGAAGGACTTCCTCTCTTTGCACTCTGTGTTGTTGCAGTCCTCCTTCAGCTTCTCCAGCACCGATGCCACTCGCTCAGGTTCGCTGTCCAGCTCCGCACGGCAGAAGTGTGTCAGCGGCAGGTTGACATATCCAAGGGCGTCCGCGAACGCTCGCCAGTTGCCGATATTCTCCATGAGTATCGTTCTCACAGAGGCGTAGATGTACGTGAGGAACTTGCAGGGCTTCAGTGTTTGCTCCAGGAGTATTGCGGTGGTGAGATCTGGCCCACTGAAGTAAATGGGTTTCACTTTGCCAACCACTAACACGTTCTTTGCGTGGACGAATCCTGTTCGGCCCTGATAATATCCAATGTACCATTCTTTTGTCCACAGCTGACCCTTCAGCTTGATCTTCTCTTCACTCAACAGAGCCACAAAGTCTCCTTTCTTGTACTCCAGCAGGTACTGGTTCTTTGTTTGTCGGATCACAGTTTTGATTAATTTTCCAAACTTCAGGTTGTTTATTCTCCTGTCCTGGAAAACCGGGTATTTGGTGGCAACAGCAAGAGGAGACAAAACTATCTTGCCGACTTCCTTCTTCTTCAGGAAGCGCCGCTGCACTGATGTCTTTGGACCTGCTTTGGGTGGCGGAGTCGGTGTCTGGACACAAAACTGACCCAGGATACAATCTTGGTCGTCTTTGACCTGGATTCTTAAGGTAAAATCAGAGATGTCTTCACTGTTGCGTGAAGCGATGATATAGACGAGCCTGCTGACTTTGCCCAGTTTGACCTGGAAGCCCCGGACCACTCTGGCCTGATCACTGGCCTTTACCTCGTAGTTGGCCATGTTGGAGTAAACGCCAACACGGAGGTCCTGCGGTCTGGACAAGACAAACTGGTGTTTACCCCAGAGCTGCAGCGCTACGGGCGGAGCAGACTGCGCCGGCTTGCCGGCGTCACTCACCAACAGAGACTTTGGGGCACAATCATGGCCAAACATAGCTACGACTGTTTTGAAGGACGGGTGAATATGTTTGGGGCCGTACACTCCTAAGGTGATCTTCTTAACCACATGCTCCCAAACCGTGGAGTCAGGAGATAAAGACTGGGACTGAGCCACAACGCACACGTACATGCTCGGCTCCAGGTTATCGAGACACACCTGAACTGTGTCCCCGTACATGTAGGCCTGAGGGATGGCAGAGTAAGGTCCCTCTTTACAATCGCTCCTGACACACAAGACTTCTGTCGTCTCCCTGCTCTCCATCTTCACCACGACGGAAACTTTCATCTCCAGGGTGACGGTGGTTTTGGTCTCCATGTTGCTGAGTTTGATCTCCACCACAGGGCTGACGGTGGTGCAGCGGTCATTGTTCAGCTCCAGCGGCGGGTCGAGCAGAGCTTTGATTGAGATCTGCTGAGTGTCCCCAGGGGCCACGTGGCCCTCGGGGATGTGGATGCTGATGTTGGTGTCTGGAAGCTGGACGGCGCCTCCTGAGCTGTCCAGGCGACAGACGATGTTGGTTTCCACCGGTTGCGTTTGGCCCCAGCCTGGGCTCTGACCCAGTGAGTCCAAGTCATGGCAGGACCTGGCCAGCTTGCGGTGGCTGAGCCACGCTGTCCTGAAATCCTCCCGGCTCTGGAACTGCTCCGGCGCTGGTGCTTTCAGGCCTCCGAAGAAACCCCCAGAGACCGGAGGGGAGTCGGACTGAGCCTGCAGGATGGACAGCTCAGACAGACTGTAGGACCGCTTGCTTCGAAAGAACGGGTTGTCCCTGCGCAACGTTTGCCCCGAGCCCCCAGTGGGACTGAGTGGGTTGGAGTTAAATACGCCACTGCCAAAACCAATGATGTCGGCAGTGCTGCTGGTGGAGTTGGGCACTGATGGAGCGAGCGAGTCAAACAGAAGAAGGTCCACTGATTTCTCATTACTGTTCTGATCCAGTGAGGTCTGAGGACCTCCGTTCAGGAAAGGGTTCGTAGAGGTATGAGTTGCTGCAAAAGGATTTCCATTTTGGAAGGTGGTTGGTTTCAGGATCACCCCCGACCACTCTCCCAGCAGGTCCAGTTCTTTGGCCGCCTCCTCGTTAAAATCTCCCACAGTGTCAATCATCCCACTGTCGCTGAAGGACGAGTCTCTGTAGTTGATGGGTTCCACGTAAGCAGCAGGGATGTAGCCCATCTCCGTGTTGTTGTGGGCGTACCACCACTCTGCTCCCGACGAGTCCAGGACGTAGAGGCGGTCGCCTTTAGAGAACTTCAGGGTGGTGAAGCTGGATGGGCAGTAGTCCTTTATGGCAACAACTTCCCTGGCGGCCCCGAAGGAGGCAGTCGCGTCCAGTCGTAAGGCACTGGGAGAAGGCACTGGGGAAAGAAGAATAATGTCAGGTAAGCATCTTTCACAGGTGCTGCTCTGAACTGTAGAGTCACAGGAGTCAGATCCAGCGTTAACTGCTCCACTGAACGTTTTAATgacagtgtttctttcctctaatACGTTATGAAGCTTTTTGTGAATTCTGATTCAAAGATGTTCACCAGTGAGAAAACATTAACGTGTTTTCAACCtgactctgtttctgtttgatgaATTTTCTGTTTCAGCCTCTGACCTTTGACGTCGGTGAGCGTAGCTTCCGAGACGCCATCGCTGAGGTCGACGAGCGTCCCCTCGGACTTGCAGCGTGGGAGGGAAGTGTTGTTGATG
Proteins encoded in this window:
- the LOC118120069 gene encoding SH3 domain-binding protein 4, with protein sequence MAAHRIRATAINNTSLPRCKSEGTLVDLSDGVSEATLTDVKVPSPSALRLDATASFGAAREVVAIKDYCPSSFTTLKFSKGDRLYVLDSSGAEWWYAHNNTEMGYIPAAYVEPINYRDSSFSDSGMIDTVGDFNEEAAKELDLLGEWSGVILKPTTFQNGNPFAATHTSTNPFLNGGPQTSLDQNSNEKSVDLLLFDSLAPSVPNSTSSTADIIGFGSGVFNSNPLSPTGGSGQTLRRDNPFFRSKRSYSLSELSILQAQSDSPPVSGGFFGGLKAPAPEQFQSREDFRTAWLSHRKLARSCHDLDSLGQSPGWGQTQPVETNIVCRLDSSGGAVQLPDTNISIHIPEGHVAPGDTQQISIKALLDPPLELNNDRCTTVSPVVEIKLSNMETKTTVTLEMKVSVVVKMESRETTEVLCVRSDCKEGPYSAIPQAYMYGDTVQVCLDNLEPSMYVCVVAQSQSLSPDSTVWEHVVKKITLGVYGPKHIHPSFKTVVAMFGHDCAPKSLLVSDAGKPAQSAPPVALQLWGKHQFVLSRPQDLRVGVYSNMANYEVKASDQARVVRGFQVKLGKVSRLVYIIASRNSEDISDFTLRIQVKDDQDCILGQFCVQTPTPPPKAGPKTSVQRRFLKKKEVGKIVLSPLAVATKYPVFQDRRINNLKFGKLIKTVIRQTKNQYLLEYKKGDFVALLSEEKIKLKGQLWTKEWYIGYYQGRTGFVHAKNVLVVGKVKPIYFSGPDLTTAILLEQTLKPCKFLTYIYASVRTILMENIGNWRAFADALGYVNLPLTHFCRAELDSEPERVASVLEKLKEDCNNTECKERKSFQKELLTALLKMDCQGLVARLVMDFVLLTTAVELAGRWREVAEKLAKVSRQQMDAYEAPHRDKNGVVDSEAMWKPAYDFLVTWAAQIGDSYRDVIQELHMGLDKMKNPITKRWKHLTGTLILVNCLDALRSSAFSPAAQEDCAI